The following proteins come from a genomic window of Rutidosis leptorrhynchoides isolate AG116_Rl617_1_P2 chromosome 10, CSIRO_AGI_Rlap_v1, whole genome shotgun sequence:
- the LOC139873124 gene encoding putative SNAP25 homologous protein SNAP30 produces MVWFRKASPSPDDETETHKNEVPARRTSSEPVLPLTEKKGSKNAFDDEDDDDDFFGKAKTTTLRKPKGKADLDNMSNQQLEDYAVDQAEETTKSVNNCLKIAEGIREDANKTLDTLHAQGEQIHRTHEKAADMEKDLSKGEKILGNLGGMFSVTWKPKKGKEITGPEPIDNGKAGKKANKKDREKLGLDHKEKKKGNKKTASGEPKDAMQKVELEKEKQDEALDDLSDILGDLKGMANDMGSELDRQNHALDNLSEDVDEINSRVKGANTRARKLIAK; encoded by the exons ATGGTTTGGTTTAGAAAGGCTTCACCTAGTCCTGATGATGAAACCGAGACTCATAAGAATGAAGTCCCAGCTAGAAGGACTTCGTCTGAACCGGTGCTACCATTGACAGAGAAAAAGGGTTCTAAGAACGCTTTTGATGATGAGGATGACGATGATGACTTTTTCGGAAAGGCGAAAACTACAACACTTAGGAAACCCAAGGGTAAAGCTGACCTGGACAACATGTCTAATCAGCAGTTAGAAGATTATGCGGTGGATCAAGCCGAAGAAACTACTAAAAGTGTGAATAATTGCTTGAAGATAGCTGAAGGTATTAGAGAGGATGCTAATAAGACTCTTGATACTTTGCATGCTCAAGGAGAGCAGATTCATAGAACCCATGAAAAGGCTGCTGATATGGAAAAAGATTTGAGCAAG GGTGAAAAGATATTGGGGAACCTAGGGGGAATGTTCTCTGTGACTTGGAAGCCAAAGAAGGGCAAGGAAATAACAGGGCCAGAACCAATAG ATAACGGGAAAGCAGGGAAGAAAGCAAATAAAAAGGATAGGGAGAAGTTGGGTTTGGATCATAAAGAGAAGAAGAAGGGCAATAAAAAGACAGCATCTGGTGAACCAAAAGATGCGATGCAGAAAGTTGAG TTGGAGAAGGAAAAGCAAGACGAGGCGCTGGATGATTTAAGCGATATATTGGGTGATCTTAAGGGAATGGCTAACGACATGGGATCGGAACTCGACAG GCAAAACCATGCTCTTGATAATCTTTCAGAGGATGTTGATGAGATAAATTCACGAGTCAAAGGTGCGAATACACGTGCTCGCAAATTGATCGCAAAGTAA